One segment of Megachile rotundata isolate GNS110a chromosome 4, iyMegRotu1, whole genome shotgun sequence DNA contains the following:
- the fax gene encoding failed axon connections: protein MTMATETENTGPESKEMKDVKEMKEALKDETPPDNKQEEKDAAKKEESGKKEEATDAAAAASSAPTKAISVHKTNYEKDVVYLYQFSRTPLLPSISPYCLKVETWLRLNGIRYENVDHKLKFRSKKGALPFVELNGEEIADSTIILRELSQKFGKDLDAGLTSEQRSVSHAMISMIENHLVWVVTCWRTKNFDQVLKGYKVNLQHVLGSRIPNGILNFLFKLTYGRKGVKKVKAQGMGVYTPEEVSQFGCADLKVLSDMLADKPFFFGDEPTTLDVVAFAHLAQILYIDKETSYSLRDYMQENCPNLVGHCSRMKERCFPDWDQICSTLDMNTHLPKPEKQEEKEGKEEAKETKESKEEKEGDKEKADKEEKELEKDKEVDENKEKEKEGK, encoded by the exons ATGACGATGGCAACGGAGACAGAAAACACTGGACCGGAGAGCAAGGAGATGAAGGATGTGAAAGAGATGAAAGAGGCGCTGAAGGACGAAACGCCGCCGGACAATAAGCAAGAAGAAAAGGATGCggcgaagaaagaagaaagtggGAAAAAGGAGGAGGCCACCGACGCCGCGGCCGCTGCATCATCCGCACCGACCAAGGCTATCAGCGTGCACAAGACCAACTACGAGAAGGACGTTGTTTATCTGTATCAGTTCTCACGAACGCCGCTTTTGCCCTCCATCTCGCCGTATTGTCTCAAGGTGGAAACATGGTTGCGGCTCAACGGCATCAGATACGAG AACGTGGATCACAAGCTGAAGTTCCGTTCCAAGAAGGGTGCGCTGCCGTTCGTAGAGCTAAACGGCGAAGAGATCGCGGACAGCACCATCATTCTTCGCGAATTGAGCCAAAAATTCGGCAAGGACCTAGATGCCGGCCTTACGTCCGAACAACGAAGCGTTTCTCATGCAATGATATCGATGATCGAGAATCATCTAGTTTGGGTGGTCACGTGTTGGCGCACCAAGAACTTCGATCAGGTTCTGAAGGGGTATAAGGTGAACCTTCAACATGTACTTGGCAGCCGTATTCCCAATGGTATTCTAAACTTTCTCTTCAAGCTTACGTACGGACGCAAG GGTGTGAAGAAGGTGAAGGCCCAGGGCATGGGAGTGTATACTCCTGAAGAGGTGTCCCAGTTCGGTTGCGCTGATCTCAAGGTTCTCTCTGATATGCTTGCTGATAAGCCCTTCTTCTTCGGAGATGAACCGACCACG TTGGATGTTGTGGCGTTCGCGCATCTCGCCCAGATCCTGTACATCGACAAAGAGACGTCGTACAGCCTACGGGACTACATGCAGGAGAACTGCCCAAATTTGGTCGGCCATTGTTCGCGCATGAAGGAGCGATGCTTCCCGGATTGGGACCAGATCTGTTCCACTCTTGACATGAACACGCATTTACCGAAGCCGGAGAAGCAGGAGGAGAAGGAGGGCAAAGAGGAGGCGAAGGAAACGAAAGAGTCGAAGGAGGAGAAAGAGGGCGACAAGGAGAAAGCGGATAAAGAGGAGAAGGAGTTGGAGAAGGATAAGGAGGTTGACGAGAACAAAGAGAAGGAGAAAGAGGGGAAATAA